The Amycolatopsis jiangsuensis nucleotide sequence TCTGGTCGGCGACGTCGCTGACCGCGCCGAACACGCCGCTCAGGTCCAGCGGACCGGCGGCCGCGCCGGCCTGGTCCGCGATGTCCTGCACGCGCGGGGCGGCGGCGTCGGCGGCCTGGTCCAGCACGCCGGACACGTCGCCGGCGTGCAGCGGTGCCGGGGCGGCGGACAGCGGGGCGGTGTCCATGACCAGCGGCATGATGTCCTGCACGTCCGCCGGGGCCAGCTCGCCCAGGCCGGCGCTGTTCAGCACGCCCTGCGGGTCGGCGTGGTACTCCGCCAGCGACTGCGGGTCGTTCAGCAGGTTCAGCGCGAATTCGTGCAGCGTCTGCACCGGGCCCATAGTTCGTTCTCTCCTGTACTGCCACTGGATCGGGGGATCCGGGGAAAAAGACGGATGAGCCGGCGATCCGGCCGGCTCCCGGAAGAACATAGGCCCGCGCTTCCGGCGTGCCATCGGGGGGCACCCCGGGTCCGCCGCCCGGATCACTAGGGACTTCCCGGCTTCCCCAGTTAGGGGGATTAGGGGATTTCCGGCGAACAGCCTGGTCACGGGACCGCCGCCGGCGAAGCGGGCCGGACCCCTCGAACAGGTGCCGGCGACGGCCCCCACGGGCGGTTCGCACGGAACCACCCGTTGGTGTGAACAACCCGGCCGGTTCAGGCGCTGTGGACGGCCTCGACGGCGTCCGTACCGCGGGCCAGCCCGGCCAGCAGCTCGGCCTGGCGCCCGCGGTAGGCGGCCACGTTCGCCAGTTTCAGCTCCTCGTAACCGCGGACGAGATCGGGCAGACCGGCCAGTTCGACGAGCCGCTCCTCGTCGGCGGGGGCCAGGTCCAGCGCCCGCGTCACGGTTTCGCGGTACTCCCCGATCAGCTCGCGCTCGAGCCGGCGCAGCTTCGCCCAGCCGAACACGTCGAACGCCGTGCCACGCACCGCACGGGCCGAACGCAGCAGCCGCAACGCCGGCCGGAAGCTCCGGCTGCCGAGCGCGATCTTCCGCCGCATGCCGAGCGCACGCAGCACCGGCGGATGCAACCGGTAGGAGAACGTGGATCCCACGCCGAATTCCGCTTCGATCTCGGCGACCAGCCGCGGATCCAGCGAAAGCCGGGCCACCTCGTACTCGTCCTTGTAGGCCATCAGCTTGTACAGGTTGCGCGCGACGGCCTCGGCGACCGTCGTGCCCGCGCGGCCCCGGACCAGTTCGACGAATTCCGCGTACTCCCGCGCGTACCGCTCGTTCTGGTAGGCGATGAGGTCGGGGACACGGATGTCGAGCAACCGGCCCAGTTCGGTGTCCGGCCCGGCCGGCACGAGTGCGCGCACCCGGCGGACCGCCTCGCCGGCGGGCACCTCGGCAGCGGGCACCTCGACGGCCAGATCCGCGGCCAGTCCGTCGGGATCGGCGACCGCCTGCCGGCCCCGGCGGAAGGCCTGCACGTTCGTCTCGACCGCGGTGCCGTTGATCGTGATGGCCTGCTCCAGGCTCTCCGCGGACACCGGCAGCGCGCCGGACTGGTAGGCGGCGCCGAGCTGCAGCAGGTTGGCCGGCTGGTCGTCGCCGAAAAGCTGCCCGGCCAGCCCCCGCGCGTCGAGGTAGTGGCGGCGGGCGGTCGCGTCGTCGAGCGCGGCGCGGATGCTCGACTGCTCCGGGAAGGAGACCGCGGTGTCCACGATCATCCGTCCGGTCGGGATCTCCGAAGTGGACACCACGGCCACCGTGCGGTCCGGATCGGCCACCCCGAGGTAGGCCGGGTCGGCGCCGACCAGCGGGTCGCAGGCCAGGTAGAGGTCGCACTCCCCCGCGGCGAGCTTGGCCGCCTGCTCCTGTACGTCCGCGGTGATCTTCACGTCCGACACGACCGCGCCGCCCTTCTGGGCGAGCCCGGTCTGGTCGAGCGTGCGTACCCGTTTGCCCTCCAGCACCGCCGCGACGGCGAGGATCTGCGCCACGGTGACCACGCCGGTTCCGCCGATCCCGGTGATCCGCACCGCGACGTCCCGCTCCGCGCGGACCGGATCCGCCAGGCTGCCGGCGGCCAGCGGGGCGACGTCACGACGGCGCACCTTCCCGGTCGGCACCACGGTGAGGAACGACGGGCAGTCCCCGTCGAGGCACGAGTAGTCGACGTTGCAGGAAGCCTGGTGGATCTGCGTCTTGCGGCCGAACTCCGTCTGCACCGGCTGCACCGAGAGACAGTTCGACTTGGTGCCGCAGTCGCCGCAGCCCTCGCACACGCGCTCGTTGACGAACACCTTCTTCGCCGGGGTCTCCTGCTTGCCACGGCGGCGTTTCCGGCGTTTCTCGGCCGCGCACTCCTGATCGTGGATCAGCACCGTGACGCCCTTGATCGCGGCCAGTTCCTCTTGGGTGCGCAGCAGTTCCGTGCGGTCGCGCACCTCGACCCCGCGCGGCAGCGCCCGCCGCCGCAGCCGGCGCGGAGCGTCCGAGGTGATCACCACCTTCGCCGCGCCCTCGACCAGCAGCAGCGCGGCCACCTGTTCCACGGGCAGCCCGCCGACCGCGTCCTGCCCGCCGGTCATCGCGACCGCGGAGTTGTAGAGCAGCTTGTAGGTGATGTCGACCCCGGCCGCCACCGCCGCGCGCACCGCGAGGCTGCCGGAGTGCATGAACGTGCCGTCACCGACGTTCTGGGTCAGGTGCGGGGTCTCCACGAACGGCGCCATGCCGATCCACTGCGCACCCTCGCCGCCCATCTGGGTCAGGCCGATGACGTCACCGACCTGGTCCGGCTCCATGAACAACGACATGGTGTGGCAGCCGATCCCGGCGCCGACGACCGTGCCGTCCGGGACCTTGGTCGAGGAGTTGTGCGGGCAGCCGGAGCAGAAGTACGGCGTCCGCGCGAGCAGCGGAACGGAAATGCGCTCCCGGCGGCGCCGGTTCCGCCACGCGCTGACCGGTTCCAGGTCGCCGTGCGCGGTGAACCGCTTGGCCAGCCCGGTGGCGACCGCGTCCGGGTCGAGCTCGCCGAGCTCGGTGAACAGCGGACGTCCGTCCGGACCGGACTTGCCGTGCACGCTCGGCGCACCGGAACGGCCGTAGAGGATTTCCTTGACCGCAGGCTCGATCAGCGCGCGCTTCTCCTCCACCACCAGGATTTCGCTGAGCCCTTCGGCGAATTCGGTGATGATGGACGGTTCCACCGGGTGCACCACACCGAGCTTGAGCAGCCGGATGCCATAGCGGGCCAGCGCGGCCTCGTCCAGGCCGAGCGTCCGCAGCGCCTGCCGGAGGTCCAGATAGGACTTCCCGGAGGCGATCACGCCGATCCGGTCGCGCGGTCCGGACGCGACGATCCGGTTGACGCCGCTGGCCCGCACGTACTCCAGGGCGAGCGGGAGGCGGATGCGGTGCAGGCTGTGTTCGAGGGTGACCAGCTCCGGGCCGAGCAGCCGGCTGCTCGGCTGGTGCCGGTAGGCGCCCTCGGGCAGCTCCGGGGCGGTCCAGACCGGGTCGACGAGCGCGGTGCCACCGGCGTCGGCGACGTTCGCGACCAGCTTCATCGCGCTCCACACGCCACTGGCGCGGGACAGTTCCACCGCGTGCCTGCCGTAGTCGAGCACGTCCTGGGAATCGGCCGGGTAGAACACCGGTATCGCCAGGTCCGCGAGCGCGTGCTCGGACGCGCACGGCACGGTCGAGGACTTCGCGTTCGGGTCGTCGCCGACGAGCGCCACGGCGCCGCCCCGCGGATCGGTGCCGGCCAGGTTGGCGTGCCGCAGCGCGTCGGTGGCCCGGTCAAGGCCCGGTGCCTTGCCGTACCAGAAGCCGGTCACCCCGTCCGGGCGCAGCGTCCCGGCCCTGGCGGCGAGCTGGCTGCCCATCACCG carries:
- a CDS encoding indolepyruvate ferredoxin oxidoreductase family protein, with translation MSAFTLAERYQRETGTVYLTGVQALVRMVLDRIRHDRLGGGDPAAFVSGYEGSPLAGFDLELARRSALLAEHAIVHKPGVNEELAATSVMGSQLAARAGTLRPDGVTGFWYGKAPGLDRATDALRHANLAGTDPRGGAVALVGDDPNAKSSTVPCASEHALADLAIPVFYPADSQDVLDYGRHAVELSRASGVWSAMKLVANVADAGGTALVDPVWTAPELPEGAYRHQPSSRLLGPELVTLEHSLHRIRLPLALEYVRASGVNRIVASGPRDRIGVIASGKSYLDLRQALRTLGLDEAALARYGIRLLKLGVVHPVEPSIITEFAEGLSEILVVEEKRALIEPAVKEILYGRSGAPSVHGKSGPDGRPLFTELGELDPDAVATGLAKRFTAHGDLEPVSAWRNRRRRERISVPLLARTPYFCSGCPHNSSTKVPDGTVVGAGIGCHTMSLFMEPDQVGDVIGLTQMGGEGAQWIGMAPFVETPHLTQNVGDGTFMHSGSLAVRAAVAAGVDITYKLLYNSAVAMTGGQDAVGGLPVEQVAALLLVEGAAKVVITSDAPRRLRRRALPRGVEVRDRTELLRTQEELAAIKGVTVLIHDQECAAEKRRKRRRGKQETPAKKVFVNERVCEGCGDCGTKSNCLSVQPVQTEFGRKTQIHQASCNVDYSCLDGDCPSFLTVVPTGKVRRRDVAPLAAGSLADPVRAERDVAVRITGIGGTGVVTVAQILAVAAVLEGKRVRTLDQTGLAQKGGAVVSDVKITADVQEQAAKLAAGECDLYLACDPLVGADPAYLGVADPDRTVAVVSTSEIPTGRMIVDTAVSFPEQSSIRAALDDATARRHYLDARGLAGQLFGDDQPANLLQLGAAYQSGALPVSAESLEQAITINGTAVETNVQAFRRGRQAVADPDGLAADLAVEVPAAEVPAGEAVRRVRALVPAGPDTELGRLLDIRVPDLIAYQNERYAREYAEFVELVRGRAGTTVAEAVARNLYKLMAYKDEYEVARLSLDPRLVAEIEAEFGVGSTFSYRLHPPVLRALGMRRKIALGSRSFRPALRLLRSARAVRGTAFDVFGWAKLRRLERELIGEYRETVTRALDLAPADEERLVELAGLPDLVRGYEELKLANVAAYRGRQAELLAGLARGTDAVEAVHSA